DNA from Geobacter sulfurreducens PCA:
TGACGGCGTGATCCAGGCCTTCAACGCAGTCAATGCGCTGCGTCAGCAACTTCGGCAGGACGTGCGGGTCCACGGCATCATCCCCGAAGGGGGTGTCGCGCCGAATATCATCCCCGAGAGGGCATCGGCGTTTTTCTACGTGCGGGCCGACGACATGGCGGAACTGGAGCGGGTGAGGGAGCGGGTCATCGCCTGTGCCCGGGGTGCCGCCACCGCCACCGGCTGCAGGCTGGAGATCGAGGAGGACCCGCGAGTCATGGCCCCCCTCAAGGTGAATTACCGCTTTTCGGATCTCTATGCCGAACAGCTGGCGTATCTGGGGTTGGAGCTTTCCGAGAGCAGGCCCGACAGGAACAAGGGGTCGTCGGATATCGGCAACGTCTCCCAGATCATGCCGACCATCCATCCCCACGTTCCCATCGGAGAGGGGATCAATATTCACAGTGACGCCTTTGCCCGGGCCACGGTCTCGGCCCAAGGGAAAGCCGCCGTCGTGGAAGGGGCAACCGCCCTGGCCCTGACCGCTGCCGAACTGATCGCTCGCCCGGAGCTGCGGGAAGAGATCCTTTGCGAGTTTCGCCGCTGAGACCCCTGCAATCCCCTCATTCGCTCGCGCCTGGGGGAAAAAGGAAAAAGCCTCAAGGAACGGTCATTTTTTTGCCTTGCGGAAAAAAGATGGTATACCTTAATGAAAAATCGCTTGAGCCGGTGCCGGGACTGATATGAAGAGGAGCATCAAGCACATTTATCTGCTATCTGATGCCACGGGTGAAACCGTGGAGCGGGTCGTGCGCGCAGCCCTTTCCCAGTTCCGGGACGTTGAGGCGCGCTTCCACCGGGTAACGAGGATCAGGAGCCGCGAGGATGTGATCTGGGCGCTGGAGGAGGTGCTGCGCGAGCCGGGGATGGTCGTTTACACCCTGGTCGACACGGAGCTGGCCCAACTGCTGCGGGACGAGGCCGAAGCCCACGGGCTTGACGCGATCGACCTGATCAGCCCGCTCCTGTTCAAGCTGTCTGACTTCTTCGGCGAAGCACCCCAGAAGGAACCGGGGCTCCTCCACCAGATCAACTCCGAATACCACAAACGGGTCGATGCCGTCGACTTCACCGTGAAGCACGACGACGGCCAGGACCCGAGGGGGCTGGCTAAGGCGGATTTCATTCTGGTGGGGGTGTCGCGCTCGTCCAAGACGCCCCTCTCCATGTACCTGGCCCACAAGGGGTACAAGGTGGCCAACGTCCCCATCGTAAAGGGGATCGATCCGCCGCCGGAGCTCTACAAGGTGGACCAGAAACGGGTGGTAGGCCTGATCATCGATGCCGAGCGGCTCGTGCAGATCCGCACCGCCCGCCTGAGGAACCTGGGGCAGATGCCCAAAGGGAGCTATGCCGATTACGAACGGATCGAAGAGGAGCTGGAATTCTGCCGCAGGCTCTACCGACGCAATCCCCAGTGGCTGGTCATTGATGTGACGAAGAAGTCGGTGGAGGAGTCCGCGGCCGAGATCATACAAAAACTCGCTGGTTGAAGAACCCGTCCCGATGAGCGGAGACGGAGTTAAGAAAGGAGCGCTCAATGAAGGTTCTCGTGGTCGAAGATGAGAAGAAGGTGTCCAGCTTCATCAAGCGGGGGCTCGAGGAAGAGAAGTACGAGGTCGATGCCGCGTTCAACGGCGAGGAAGGGCTCAAGATGGCCCTGGACAAGGGCTACGATCTGATCGTTCTCGACGTGATGCTGCCCAAAAAGGATGGTCTCAGCGTGGTACGTGAGCTCCGGGAGCGCAAGAACAGCACACCGGTTCTGATGCTGACAGCCAAGGACTCGGTGGAGGATATCGTGGCCGGTCTCGATTCGGGTTCCGACGACTACCTGACCAAGCCCTTCGCTTTTGCTGAGCTTCTGGCCCGGGTCCGGGCCTTGGTGCGTCGCAGCGAGCAGGATCGCGGGGCAGAGATCCGCTTTGCTGATCTGCGGCTCGACCCGGTGACCCACAAGGTCTGGCGCAAGGACAAAGAGATCGACCTCACCGCCAAGGAGTATTCGCTGCTCGAGTACTTCATGCGGAACCCCAACCAGGTCCTTACCCGCACCATGATCGCCGAGCACGTGTGGGACTACACCTTTGACAGCTTCACCAATATCATTGACGTCTACGTCAACTACCTGCGCAAGAAGATCGACCGGGAGTCCGACAAGAAGCTCATCCACACCGTCCGCGGCGTGGGCTATATCCTGAAGGAGGAGGATTGATCGTTGTTTTTCAGGTCAATCCGCTTTTCGCTCACCCTTTGGTATGCGGTGACGCTCGCGGTCATTTTGGTTCTGTTCAGCTCGTTCATCTACCTGGTTCTGAGCAATCAGCTCAACAAGGGGATTGATCGTGAACTGCTGACCGTGGCCGAGGCCGTTGCAAGCCCGACTCTGGAGCCTTTCCGCCATGCCGCTCCGTCGGTCTTCGACCAGGTGCTCGAAGACTTCATCGGCACGCGCCTGACGGGCAAGCACGTCCAGGTGCTCGACGGCTCCGGCGCGGTTGCCGCCTCGTCCAAGAGCATGGAGGAACTGCGCATTCCTCTGGGCAAGACTGCGTTGCGTCGCGTTCAGGCCGGCAAGGTTTCCTATGAAACCAGGGTCAATCTGGACGTGTATCCGGTCCGCACCATCGTGTACCCCATCATGACCGACGGCCGGCTCGACCAGATCGTTCTGGTCGGAACGTCCATGCGGGGGCCGGCCGAGACCCTTGAAAAGGTCCAGCTGGTCTTTGCCGTCTCCATCCCCCTGGCTCTCATCCTGTGGAGCCTGGGCGGATGGTTCCTGGCGGGCAGGGCGCTGAAACCGGTTGACCTGATAACCCGCAGCGCCCGCAAGATTACTGCCGAAAACCTGGGACTGCGCCTGGAGGTCATCAATCCCCAGGACGAGATCGGCCGGCTCGCCACTACGTTCAACGATACCCTGGAACGCCTGGAAAACGCCTTCAACCGGATCAGGCAATTCACCGGTGACGTCTCCCACGAACTGCGGACGCCCCTCACCATCCTGCGCGGCGAAGCCGAGGTGGGGCTCAAGTGGGCCAAGGAGCCGGAGGAGTTTCGTGAGCTTCTGCGTAGCAATCTGGAAGAGATCAACCGGATGTCCAAGATCATCGAGACGCTCCTGGAACTCTCCCGGGTTGAGGGGGGAGTCAAGCTGGAGCTCGCCGATCTGGATCTGAGCGACCTTCTTGCCGAACTGGTTCAGCAGTCGCGCCTCATCGCACCGGACAAGAGTCTCCGCATCGCTTTCGTGGGGCAGGAGCCGGTTACCATCCTCGGCGACTGGCTTCGGCTGCGCCAGGTTTTCATGAACCTGCTGGACAATGCCGTCAAGTATACCCCTGCCGATGGGGAGATCTCCGTGGTGGTTGATACGACCGGTGACAGCGCCCGCGTGGCGATCATCGACAGCGGCCCGGGTATTCCTCCCGAAGATCTGCCGCACATCTTCGAGCGGTTCTACCGGGTCGACAAGGCCCGCAACCGGGCCGACGGCGGTTGCGGCTTGGGACTCTCCCTGGTCAAGACGTTCGTGGAGGCTCATGGCGGACGCATTGAGGTGGTGAGCGAAGCGGGCAAGGGGAGCATCTTCACGGTCCTGCTGCCGCGGGTCGTCGCAGGATGATCCCCATGGAACCGATTCTTGTTGTTGCCGCAACCCGGCAGGAGCTGACGCTGCTGATCCGAAGTCTCGGCGCCCGGGAGCGTGGAGGCGCCGGTCGCCGTCCCAGCTGGCTCGGCAAGGTGGGGTTGCTGCCGGTGGTCCTGGCCGAGACCGGCATCGGCAAAGTCAATACCGCGGCTGCCCTTGCCGCGCTGTTCGAGAACTTCATCCCCCGACTGGTGATCAATACCGGCTGCGCCGGCGCGTACACCGCGAGCGGTCTTCGGGTCGGCGACCTGGCCGTTGCCTCAGCCGAAATTTCCGGCGATGAGGGGGTCCTCACCCCCCAAGGGTGGGAAGGCCTCGATCTTATCGGTATCCCCGCCTTGGAGCGTAAAGGGGTGCGCTACTTCAACGAGTTTCCACTTTCTCTCCATCCCGCCGAGCAGGCGGTCCAACTGGCCACGGCCCTCGGCATCCCGCTCCGCCGGGGGAAGTTCGTCACCGTCTCGACCTGCAGCGGCATCACGGCCCGCGGCGACGAACTGGCCAGCCGCTTCGATGCAATCTGCGAAAACATGGAGGGGGCCGCCATGGCCCAGGTCGCCTTGGACTACGGTGTCGACTGCCTGGAGGTACGGGGGGTCAGCAACATGGTGGAAGACCGTGACCTCTCCCGCTGGAACCTGCCCCTGGCCGTGGAAAAGGCCCAGCGTTTCATTATCAAATATCTCGAAACCTGCGGGGAGGAGCAGTGATGGACGCGCTCTCGCTCGGCTTTTCGCCCTGTCCCAACGATACGTTCATCTTCTATGGCCTGATCCACGGACGTGTGCCGACCAGCGGACTTACCTTCCGGGAGAGGCTCGAAGATGTGGAAACCCTGAACGGTCTTGCCCTGGCGGGAGCTCTGGATATTTGCAAAGTTTCCTACCATGCCCTCGGCTATCTGCGCGACCGTTACTGTCTTCTCCGCTCGGGAGGGGCGCTGGGGCGCGGCTGCGGTCCCTTGGTGGTGGCGCGGGGGGGGGCAACCCTCGCCGACCTGAGGGGGAAGCCCGTGGCCGTGCCGGGGCGTTTCACTACGGCCGCACTGCTGCTGCGCCTTGCGGACCCCGCCATCGACACCCTCGTGTACATGCCGTTCCACGAGATCATGGGGGCCGTGGCGCGGGGCGAGGTGGCTGCGGGGGTCATCATTCACGAATCGCGCTTTACCTTCCGCGACTACGGGCTCACCCAGCTTCTGGACCTGGGGGAGTGGTGGGAGGGGGAAACCGGCTGCCCCATCCCCTTGGGCGGGATCGTTGCCCGACGCGACCTGGGCGTGGAGACCATCATCGCCGTGGAGCAGGCGCTACGGTCGAGCGTGGCGTTTGCCCAAGCAAACCCCGGCGAGGCGAAGGCTTACATTCGCGCCCATTCCCAGGAGATGAGCGACGAAGTCTGCGCCGCCCACATCGACCTCTATGTGAATGATTTTTCCCTGCAACTGGGGCCCGAAGGGGAGGCAGCCGTGATTGAGCTCTTTTCCAGGGCCGAGGCTGCAGGGGTGATCCCTCCGTCGGACGTGCTACTGTTTCCCTCTCTCTAACTGTTTGAATTTAAAAGGTATTGCGTGGAGCCGCCCTTCTTTGGGCTTGACCTCGTCCCCTTGGTTGTGCTATAGGAGTGCCTCGCCCAGAAGGAGGTGCCTATGGTATCTGCACTCCGGAAAGGGCGTCTGGCCATCTTGATCATTCTCTGCCAGGCGTTCTTCCAGATCCAGACACTGTCCTTGCAAGCAGAGGAAATTGCAGCAAAGGAAACATCCGACAAAGAGGCCGCAATTGCGGCCGCGGCCGACGAAGGGGTCACGGGGACCGCTTCGTACTACGCCAAGCGCTATCACGGAAGAAGAACGACATCGGGGAAGCGGTACGATCCGAAGAAGCTTACCGCCGCACACCCCACCCTCCCTCTCGGTACCAAGGTCAAGGTGGTTAACCTGACCAACGACCGTGAGGTGACGGTCACCATAACCGATCGCTGCCGGAAGAGGGTGAACCATTTCATCGACCTCTCCCGGGAAGCGGCCAGGAGGCTTGGATTCCTCGGCAAAGGGGTGACGCAGGTGCGAATCATCACCCTCGACGAAACCGCATCCTGAAACAACACATTTTGGGCGAAACAGGGAATAGGGCCGGCAGCGATGTCGGCCCTATTCTTTTGTGGAGAGGCCGGCCGGTTTACGGCTGCGTCGAAGCCCCAGGAAGGCGGGAAGAGACACCAGGGCGAAGAAGGCCGTGGCGCCGATGCCGAAGTTGGTGGCCCAGCCGATGGACGACATGGCACCATAGTCGGTAAAGGCCAGAGAGCCAAACCCGGCGACGGTGGTGAGGGCGGAAAGGAGTACCGCCCGACCCGCCTGGACATAGCGGTCGCCTGCTTCGCTGCCATCTCCCTCGCGCAACCGGTGGTAGACGTGGAGCCCATAGTCGCTTCCCATGCCGAGGATGGTGACCAGGACCATGGCGTTCATGAAGTTGATCTTCATACCGGTGACGGCCATGAGACCGAGCATGGAGATCACCCCTGCAACGACCGGCAGGAGCGATGCTGCGATGCCGGCCAGGGATTCGAAGTGGACCACCAGGAGAAAGAGGATCAGGACTCCGCCGATGGCGAAGCCCTCCAGAAAGCTTCCCCGAACCGATTCTGCCAGCTGGCGGCTTATGAGGTCGGGACCCGTGGCCCGCGCGCCGGGGGCCACGGCTTCCAGCTGGGCCAGGAAGCGCTCCTGGGGAAAGGCATCGCCTCGATAGTGGAGGGTGAGGAGAAGGTGCCAGCGTCCGTTTCGCTCCACCAGGAACCGATCCACCATGCTGCCGAGGGGAGATCCCCTGAGAAGTGCCACCGCCTCTGCTGTTGGAACCGGTCCGGCCGAGGAGAGCCGACCGAGGCCGGAGACGGCTTCGGGGAACATGGCCGCGTCGAAGTCTGCCCGTTCAAGCGCAAGTCCCAATTCTCTGCCCGCTTCGCGCACTGCCGACCGCTTCTGGAGCCGTTCCAGCACCTGCTGCTGTTCCCCTGCACCATTCATGACGCTGCCGAGCCAGGTTATGGCCACCACTTCCCGGCGTTGCCGGTACCCCTCGGCCAGAGCCGCAACCTCTCCGCCCTTTCGCATCACGTCGGAAAGGTCGCTCCCTTCCACCGCGACCACCATCTGCCGCGGGGAAATGCTCAGGTGTCGCTCGATCCGTTCCTGGGTCAGGAACGCTTCCGAGTGCCGCGGCTGCAGGTTCTTCAGGTCCCCTTCGAAGGAGATGGAAAAGGCGGTCAGGGTCAGTCCGGCAGCGGTGGCCAGGGAAATGAATGCGATGGTTCGGGGCCCTCGTTGGGTAAGGCGCCAGAGGCGGGCCAGCCCCAGGCTCGGGAGAGGGTTATGGCGTACGTCGGGAGCACGCCGCTCGGCAAAGATGAGAAGCGGCGGCAGGAAAAAGAAGGTGGCATAGAGGGAGTAGAGGACACCCAGCCCCACCAGGAGTCCCAGTTCGGAGAGCGCCCGTACGTCTGAAATCACCAGGGCCAGGAAGGGGAATGCCGTGGTGGTGGCGGCTGTGAAGACGCCGTGGCCGGTGTCGACCACGGCGAGCCGCAGTGACTCTTCGGTGTTGCGACCCGCACTTCGTTCCGTACGGTAGCGGTCGTAGAGGTGAATGGAGTAGTCGGTGCCGAGCCCGATGATGAGCGCCGTGAAAGCAAAGGATATGATGTGGACCGACGGCAGGAGGAGCCCTGCCGTGCCCAGGGCCATGACCGTGCCGAAGGCGATGATGACGGGGATGAGAATGGTCGGCAGCACCCGGCGGTAGGTCATGAAGAAGAGCCCGAGAACCACCGCCAGGGATGATGCGATGCAGGCGAGAATGTTACGCTTCATGACCGCTTCATCAATGACCGCCGAGAGATGGGCTCCGGCGCAGGAAACCGAAACCCCCGGTCCCACGGCGGCCCGTGCCTCGTTGATACCCGCCACGAGCTTGCGGGCGAATTCCATGTCCTGTACCGGCCGGGCCGGCTCCGCTATCATGACGAGGAGCTGTCCGTCTCGGGAGAGAAAGTAGGGGGACTCCGGATCCAGGTCCAGCGCCTGACTTGCCGACTGGAGACGCGGCAGGATCAATTCGCGGAGGGCCAAGGGGTCGGCGGCCACCAGATCCCGGCTCCCCACCCCTCCTCCGGCGGCCAGTTCCGCCGTGGCGCGTCGCAATGCCGCATCCATGCGGGAAGCATCCAGGCGGTTTGTGAACTCGTCCGCCTGATCAGGGGAGAGAAAGAGATGGGGCAGCGTTACAGCCCGCCCGACAAAGGCTGCGAAGTCAGGCAGATCGGCGGATTCCACCACCCGGTAGGAGACCGAGCGAAGGGCGGGTTCGCCGTCCACCCGCAGGGCGCGAAGCCGTGCGGCCAGGACTTCTGCCTCGGCGGGGAGCCGTTCACGGTTCCCTTCAAGGAGAAGGTACGCCTCGCCGGCGCTGCCGGTCCACTCAAGGGTATCCAGGAAGAGGCGAAGTGCCCCCCGGTCGGTGGGGAAAAGTTTGAATATGTCCGCTTCGAAGCGGATGCCGGAGATAGATGTGATTGCCAGGCAGAGGGCCAGAAGTGAGCCGGCCAGGGTCGCCCGGGGATGATGCCAGGTGACCCTGAAGAGCCATGCCAGGTGCCGGCCGATGGCTGAATGAACAAATGCGACGATGCGCCGCATTTAAAGCCCCTTCAGGTTAGCCAGCGGCATGACCGTCACCCCCTCCAGGGTGGGGGTGAGCGCTGCATCGTCAAGGGGAGCGTTCACCTCCGGCTCGTCGAAGGTTATCTTCACCCGCACACCGTGGCTGTCGCTGAACTCGACCAGGGCGGGAAACGGCACCCCTTCCAGGGAGCGGTAGTTCCGGTAAATCACCTCGCCCCGTGCCGACCGCTTGCGCTCCAGAAGTCCGTCGGGGCCATAGGTGGCGAGGGTGACGCCGCCGTCGTCCGACTGCTCTTCGGTCCGCCCGGCCGCCTCGGGGCGGTAGAGGGGGGAACCTTCCACCACCCACTGCATCATGCGCCACCCCTGGAGCCCTCCCTTGGCCGGCAGGTCGGCGAAGGTTCCCACGTAGGCCTGCCCTTTGGAGGGGAGCAGGATAGTGATCCGCTCGCCGGCGGCGAAAAATTCCAGGGCCGTGGTGCCGAAGGGGGTGAGCATGACCATGTGGAAGCGGTCGGGACGGCGATAGAGGAGATAGCCGTTGCCGCCGGTGCTCCCGTCGGGCGTTTTAACCGAAAGTGAGACCGTGGCGGCCAGGGTTTCCACCCTGGCCCCCGGTTCGAGAGGCACCTGGGGCTGCGGCACCGTGGCACAACCGGCCGCAAGGGCGACGGCAAGGATGAGGAACAGGGCGAGTCGTCTCATGGCGGCAGTGCCCTCACTCTATCCTGAAGTCGCGGTCGGTGAGCCCCACGTTGCGGCGGACATTGCGGAAGGAGATGACGGTCCGGTCGCGGTTCTGCTCTTCGATGATCACGCGTCTCAGTTTCCCGTCGGCGGCGAGGATGACCTGAAGGTTCTTCACTCCCCGTCCCTGGGAGGGGGCTATGGAAATAGTGACGGCGTCGCCGTTTCGCTCCGCCTGGACGGCGACCCCGTCGGGGAGCGAGGTGACCGGGTTTTCCATGAGCGCAAACCAGCGGGCAAGCCCTTCGTCAGGAGGGAGTACGATCTTCTGCCGGACTCCGTCGGCGGGGAGCAGGGTGGAGATGACGTTGTCCCGCAGCAACACCCGGCTGGCGTGGGGAGGATTGAGTTCCATCATGAAGCTGTCGGGCTTGCGGAAACGGACCATTCCGTTCGTCACCAGCTTTTTTTTCATAAGGGCGATCTGCTTTTCCTGCGTGATCTCGGCGGTGAAGTCATTGACCCCGGCGAAGGCCGAGCGGAGGAGTTCGAGCCCTTCCCGCGGAGAGATCCGTGCTGCCTGGCCGGGCGCGGGGACGGCCAGCGCCAGGACTGCCAACGCGAGCAGAATGCGTGCGAGGCGGCTTGTCGTCATCAGAGGTTTCCTACCTTGAGGGTTATTGTGGCGGAGGCGGCCGGGCGCCCGTCGGCCGTCACCTCGCCCGCGATCAGGTGGAGGGGGCCGAAAGATTTTACGACCGTCACGGAGACGGTCAAGGTATCTCCCGCTTCCACCGTGCCGTGAAAGTCAGCGTGGTCAACGGCTGCAAGGATGCCGCCGCCGTTTGTGTCGTCCGCCGCGGCGATGCCGCCCAGCTGGGCCATGGCCTCCAGCAGGAGCAGGGAGGACCATCCCCGCGTACCGGCGGCGGTCGTCCGCATGAGGGCCGTGGCCGATCGGCCGGGCTCCTTGGCGATTATACGGTCGAGGACGAGAAAAGGATAGCGATGGGGCAGGAAGTCCCACGGAGCGGGGCTATGCACGCATACCCCCGGTGACGTCGATGGCGTGGTACGGTCCTTCGGGCGACGCTGCCAGGTGGAGCCCCCGGGCACCTTCGGGGAGGACCAGCAGGAGCGAGGCCAGGGCAAGCCCCCCCATGGCCAGGGATCGTCCGATAAGGTTGCCCGATTCCAAAGTCGGCACGGCAGGGAGTGGAGCGATGAGGGCTGTGATGTCGGCTGCGATTCCCGAGAGCGACACCAGGGCCGGTGCCGCGGGTGGCATGAGTCGGTCGACCGTCTCCTGTTCCCGGCCGGCGGGCAGCATGCCCACCGTTCGCAGTCCCGTGATTCGGCCCCGCAGCCTGGCGGCGCGTCGTTCCGCATGGTCTCGCCGCTCAAGGACCAGGATGCCGCACCCCTCGCTGAAGGAGCGGGCATAGGTCCGCAACTGGCCCACGGCCTGGAAGCCGGCCATCATCAGCGGGGTCAGCTCATCCACTCCGCCCGCCAGCATCACGTCGGCCCGCCCTTCCTCCAGGAAACGACAGGCCATCTGGATAGCAGCCTCTGCGGAGCAGAAGCGCTGTACTTGGGTCACGTTGGGCCCCTTGAGGCCATGCTCGATGGAGGCGTTGCTGGCGGCGGCATTGGCAACGGTATTGGGGAAGAGCATGGGCACGAGCCCTTCCACGCCCCTGGAGAAGTAGCCGCCCAGAAACTCCACGGAATTGGCGATGCCGCCGAAGCCGCAGCCCAGGGCGATGCCGATGCGTGTGGGATCGCCCCCCTTCGGGTCGATGCCGGCATCGGCCAGGGCCATGCCTGCGGCCACAGTGGCCAGAAGGCTGCACCGGTCGAACTTTCGGGCCTTGAGGGGAGGCATGAAATCGGCGGCCCTGAAGCCATCCGCCTTGCCCCAGAGATATCCGTCTTCACCGAGGACTTCAACGGGGACGGGGGTGAGGCGGCATTGACGCTGTGCCACCGTTTCCCGCAACGGTTCGATTCCCACCCCGGCGGCGGAGATGGCGGCGAGGCCGGTGACGGCTATGTCCATTGACGGGATGCTCATCGTCCGATCACCACCGAGGTAACGTTGCCGCCAAAGGCAAAGGAATTGGAGAGGGCGACGGTTGCCGAGCTCTCCCGTGGGCCGTCGTGGCAGTAGTCCAGGTCGCACTCCGGATCGCTCCCCCGGAAGTTGAGGGTCCGGGGGATAATCCCTGCCCCCAGGGCCGTTACGGTGGCGACGATTTCGATGGAGCCGGCGGCGCCCAGGCAGTGGCCGGTCATCCCCTTGGTGGAGACCAGGGGGACGTGCTGCACGTCAGCGCCGAACACGAGTTTCATGGCCTTGCTTTCCACCACGTCGTTGAGGGGAGTGCCGGTGCCGTGGGCGTTAACCCAGCCGATTTCGCCGGCAGAAACCCCTGCATTGTCGAGGGCGGCCCGCATTACCCGGGCCGCTTCCGATCCGGATGGCTCCGGTGCGGTCATGTGATGGGCCTCGCCGGCCAAGGCATAGCCCAGAACGCGGCCGTAGATGCGAGCGCCCCTGCTGCGTGCCGTCTCCTCCCGTTCCAGGACCACGAAGGCCGCCCCTTCGCCGAGGGATATTCCCTGGCGGCCCAGGCTGAAGGGGGAGCAGGGCTCGGGATCGACGACCCGCAGAGAGTTGAATCCGGCATAGGTGAGGATGGAGAGCGTGTCGCTTCCGCCGCAGAGGCAGGCGTCGAGCTGACCTGTGGCGATGAGGTCGGCACCCCAGCCGATAGCCGTGGCCGACGAGGAGCAGGCGGTAGTGATGCTTCCCTGGTAGCCCCAGAGGCCGAAGCGCTCCGCCAGGGCGGTGGTGGTCCGGTCCGGCAGGATGCAACGCAGGTCGCCCGGCCTTCCCTTCCCGCCCGCAAGACGGTCACGGAGCCAGGCCTCGCCGTGGATCATCCCCGATGCACCGGCCCCCACGCAGATCCCCACGGTAAAGGGGTCGTAGTGTTCCCTTGCGCCGCTCATGCCGAGGGCCTCCGCGGCTGCAACGGCGGCGAACTGGTCGGTGCGGGAAAGCCGCCGGGCGTCGGCCCGGTCAAAGTAGTCCAGGGGGGAGTAGTCGCGCACCTGGGCTCCGATGTGGGAAGGGAAGGGAGAGACGTCGAAAAGATCCACCGGACCGATGCCGCAGCGTCCGTGCAGCAGGGCGTCGGTGAAGGATGCCAGGTCTTTGCCGGCCGCGCAGAAGATGCCGAGACCGGTTATGGCGATGCGGGTTTTGTCCATCGTGATTCGTTCGAACGGCTCGAAGTGCCGGGCAAGGCTCTTTAGTGGATAACTGCCATATGGTGATATTGTAGCCGGACGGTCCGGCGAAGGCAAAGAAAAGTTGCCGGTCTTCGACAGTGTTGCGTGGCCCGTCAGAGGATTCCGCCGTCGACCACGAGGCACTGGCCGGTTATGTAGGATGCCCGGTCCGAGGCCAGGAAGGCCACTGCTTCGGCCACTTCCTCCGGGCGCCCGGTGCGGCCGAGGATGCTGCTACCCACGATCCGATCGACCATCTCCCGCTTCATGCCGGCAATCATCTCCGTTTCGATGAGTCCCGGCGCCACGGCGTTCACCCTGATGCCGAGAGGGCCCACTTCCCGGGCCAGAGATTTGGTGAAACTGACCGCGGCCCCCTTGGTTGCGGCGTAGTTGGTCTGCCCGGCAGTGCCGGCAAAGGCCGATACGGAAGAGAGGTTGATGATGGCGCCCCTTCGTCTGGCGAGCATCTTCCGTACCCCCCACTTGCAGCAGTGGAAGAGGGGAGAGAGGTTGGCCCGCATGACCGCATCCCAGTCGTCCTCGGCCATCATGGCCAGGTAGCCGTCCCGGATGATCCCCGCGTTGTTCACGAGGACGTGGAGGGTGCCGCTCTCCCCGCTCGCCGCGTCGATGACGGCCATGGCCCCCTCTGCCGTGCCCACGTCCGCCCGTATCACGGCAATGGAGCCGGGCAGCCCCGCCGCCTCGGCTTCCAGGGCGCGGGCCGCCTCATCGTCGGCGCGGTAGGCGGCGGTCACCAGTGCCCCTTGCCGGGCGAAGTGAAGGGAAATGGCCCGGCCGATCCCGCGGGTCCCTCCGGTGACGACCACGATGCTATCCTTAAATTCCATGGGATTGTCTCTCCTGTAGGTGGCGGGCGATGCCCCGTGTGATGGCTGTCAACGGCCCGAGGGAGCGCCTGCTCCGTCACCGCTCGTCATGAAGCGCCTGATCCGTTCGTCGGTGGCCGGGTGGGTGGAGAAGTAGTCGCTGAGCGAACGCTCTTTCTTCCGGTCCTCTCCTTCCCCGGCTCTGCGCTGGTGATCCTGTTCGAGCCGGGCCAGGATATCTGCGTACCGGGAAAGCGGTATTCTTTTGCCGTGGAGATATTCGACCGCCGCGTCGTCGGCCTCCACCTCAAACTCGCGGGAGAACCGGGCGTCGACCAGAGCCGTGGGGAGCCCTGCCGACAGGGATGTCACCGAGGTGATGTCGCCGGTGATGGTTGCCAGCAGAAGTCCCGTAGCGGAATTCTGGAGAACGTGGCGCAGGGCGTGGCGGTTGCGTAC
Protein-coding regions in this window:
- a CDS encoding beta-ketoacyl-[acyl-carrier-protein] synthase family protein, with product MDKTRIAITGLGIFCAAGKDLASFTDALLHGRCGIGPVDLFDVSPFPSHIGAQVRDYSPLDYFDRADARRLSRTDQFAAVAAAEALGMSGAREHYDPFTVGICVGAGASGMIHGEAWLRDRLAGGKGRPGDLRCILPDRTTTALAERFGLWGYQGSITTACSSSATAIGWGADLIATGQLDACLCGGSDTLSILTYAGFNSLRVVDPEPCSPFSLGRQGISLGEGAAFVVLEREETARSRGARIYGRVLGYALAGEAHHMTAPEPSGSEAARVMRAALDNAGVSAGEIGWVNAHGTGTPLNDVVESKAMKLVFGADVQHVPLVSTKGMTGHCLGAAGSIEIVATVTALGAGIIPRTLNFRGSDPECDLDYCHDGPRESSATVALSNSFAFGGNVTSVVIGR
- a CDS encoding 3-oxoacyl-ACP reductase family protein; the encoded protein is MEFKDSIVVVTGGTRGIGRAISLHFARQGALVTAAYRADDEAARALEAEAAGLPGSIAVIRADVGTAEGAMAVIDAASGESGTLHVLVNNAGIIRDGYLAMMAEDDWDAVMRANLSPLFHCCKWGVRKMLARRRGAIINLSSVSAFAGTAGQTNYAATKGAAVSFTKSLAREVGPLGIRVNAVAPGLIETEMIAGMKREMVDRIVGSSILGRTGRPEEVAEAVAFLASDRASYITGQCLVVDGGIL